The Ascochyta rabiei chromosome 10, complete sequence genome has a window encoding:
- a CDS encoding 39S ribosomal protein L33, mitochondrial has translation MSYFRITLMRSGIGMPQKTQGVLKALGLKKRMTTVYHPVTQSVAGQIMRIKELVDVKEVKHALTPAEQKAARRPAPGYYIESRAAQAMKEWE, from the coding sequence ATGTCTTACTTCAGGATAACACTGATGCGCTCTGGCATCGGTATGCCTCAAAAGACACAGGGTGTCTTGAAGGCGCTGGGTCTGAAGAAGCGCATGACCACCGTCTACCACCCCGTCACACAATCCGTCGCCGGTCAGATCATGAGGATAAAGGAGCTGGTGGACGTCAAGGAAGTCAAGCACGCGCTGACGCCTGCCGAACAGAAGGCTGCGAGGCGGCCAGCGCCAGGGTACTACATTGAGAGCCGGGCGGCGCAGGCGATGAAGGAATGGGAGTAG
- a CDS encoding Hydroxymethylglutaryl-CoA lyase: protein MALFAPPLPQIMSSKLVCLRSARLAARHPCHPCHPRTFASTASTRDAVRVVEVGPRDGLQNEKKAIPVATKIELVERLARTGLRTIEAGSFVSPKWTPQMANSSEILEHVLRSTPHSPLPITYQWLLPNVKGFDNFLSMWNAQSSSGADAYPTPPPSPGPDGGPPLNTSSGDPNATPSAASAAEAMGKERSASSSNAAPMHEISIFTAATEAFTQKNTNCSIAESLKRFEPVMSKAKQMDLKVRAYISVALGCPYEGPDVDPHKVAELAVSLLEMGADEISVADTTGMGTAPKTAELLKTLQAAGIDKHDLALHFHDTYGMALVNSVVALEHGIRTFDAAVGGLGGCPYSPGATGNVATEDLVHLFHSLGMRTGVDMEPLSEIGEWISHELGRSNESSAGKATLAQMRK, encoded by the exons ATGGCTCTGTTCGCGCCGCCACTGCCCCAGATCATGTCTTCCAAGCTGGTTTGCCTGCGTTCCGCGCGGCTCGCTGCCCGTCATCCGTGTCATCCGTGTCATCCAAGGACATTTGCCTCGACCGCCTCTACCCGTGATGCCGTCCGCGTGGTAGAAGTCGGGCCAAGAGATGGGTTGCAGAATGAGAAAAAGGCGATACCCGTAGCTACCAAGATAGAGCTGGTCGAGAGGTTGGCGCGCACTGGCCTGCGCACCATCGAGGCAGGCTCCTTCGTGTCGCCGAAATGGACGCCTCAG ATGGCGAATTCCTCAGAGATCCTCGAGCACGTCCTCCGTAGCACACCTCACTCCCCACTCCCCATCACCTACCAGTGGCTGCTCCCGAACGTCAAAGGCTTCGACAACTTCCTCAGCATGTGGAATGCCCAGTCATCCTCGGGAGCAGATGCCTACCCGACACCGCCTCCCTCCCCAGGGCCAGACGGCGGCCCACCGCTGAACACCTCGTCCGGAGACCCCAACGCCACGCCCTCCGCGGCCTCTGCTGCCGAAGCCATGGGCAAAGAGCGAAGCGCATCAAGCTCCAATGCAGCGCCGATGCACGAAATCTCCATCTTCACTGCCGCCACAGAGGCTTTCACGCAGAAGAACACGAATTGCTCCATAGCTGAATCGCTCAAGCGATTCGAGCCTGTCATGTCAAAGGCAAAGCAGATGGACCTGAAAGTACGGGCGTACATCTCGGTAGCCCTGGGTTGCCCATACGAAGGGCCAGACGTAGACCCTCACAAGGTTGCGGAGCTGGCCGTCAGCCTGTTGGAGATGGGTGCAGACGAGATCTCGGTTGCAGATACAACCGGCATGGGTACTGCGCCTAAGACGGCAGAGCTACTGAAGACGTTGCAAGCTGCAGGAATCGACAAGCACGACTTGGCCTTGCACTTCCACGACACATATGGCATGGCCCTGGTGAACTCGGTAGTCGCTCTGGAGCACGGCATCCGCACCTTCGATGCCGCAGTCGGTGGTCTCGGCGGGTGCCCATACAGCCCGGGCGCGACAGGCAATGTTGCCACCGAAGACCTCGTGCACCTGTTCCACAGCTTGGGCATGCGCACCGGCGTAGACATGGAACCTCTTTCCGAGATTGGCGAGTGGATCTCGCACGAGCTGGGTCGGTCGAACGAGAGCAGCGCTGGGAAAGCCACGCTGGCTCAGATGCGCaagtag
- a CDS encoding Anthranilate synthase produces the protein MAQQLGVQPSLDTVREVLAAAVSSPNPPNLVPVFSSISAEFLTPSSIYLKISAKSKSKLSFLFESAATTETIGRYSFVGADPRKVIKTGPGHGEEADPLPNLEKELAKSTVATVPSIQLPPMTGGAVGYVGYDCVKYFEPKTRRDDVKDVLGVPESLFMLFDTVVALDHFAQVVKVITYVQVPDSLDDLEAAYEEAKATLKRYVTILKDKEVPMPEQGPIQLGNQYKSNIGQEGYESHVKELKKHISIGDIIQAVPSQRFARPTSLHPFNVYRNLRNVNPSPYLFFVDCEDFQIVGASPELLVKEEQGRIITHPIAGTVKRGKTLQEDAALAAELSDSLKDRAEHVMLVDLARNDVNRVCDPLSTRVDKLMVVQKFSHVQHLVSEVSGVLRPGKTRFDAFRSIFPAGTVSGAPKVRAMQLIAELEKEKRGVYAGAVGYFGYGSVEGDRQIEGAMDTCIALRTMLVKDGIAYLQAGGGIVFDSDPYDEWMETINKLGANTHCITSAEEKHLAEQTEGEVDTDKSQSLEGDAKPRISAAA, from the exons ATGGCCCAACAG CTAGGCGTTCAGCCATCCCTTGACACGGTGCGCGAGGTGTTGGCTGCGGCAGTCAGCTCCCCAAACCCGCCCAACCTCGTCCCCGTCTTCTCCTCGATATCCGCCGAGTTCCTGACGCCCTCGAGCATATACCTCAAGATTTCTGCAAA GTCGAAGTCGAAGCTTTCGTTCCTCTTTGAGAGCGCAGCCACCACCGAGACAATCGGACGATACAGCTTCGTTGGCGCAGACCCTCGCAAGGTCATCAAGACTGGCCCCGGCCATGGCGAGGAGGCGGATCCCCTTCCCAACCTCGAGAAGGAGCTCGCAAAGAGCACGGTCGCGACCGTACCCTCGATACAGCTTCCCCCCATGACCGGTGGCGCCGTTGGATATGTTGGCTACGACTGCGTCAAGTACTTCGAGCCAAAGACACGGCGGGACGACGTGAAGGATGTCCTGGGTGTACCGGAGAGCTTGTTCATGCTGTTCGACACAGTCGTGGCTCTTGACCACTTCGCACAGGTGGTCAAGGTCATCACCTACGTACAGGTCCCAGACAGTCTCGACGACTTGGAGGCGGCGTACGAGGAGGCCAAGGCTACGCTGAAGAGATACGTGACCATACTCAAGGACAAAGAAGTGCCCATGCCCGAGCAGGGGCCCATCCAGCTCGGGAACCAGTACAAGTCGAACATTGGCCAGGAAGGCTACGAGTCCCACGTCAAAGAGCTCAAGAAGCACATCAGTATTGGCGACATCATCCAAGCCGTGCCTTCGCAGCGTTTCGCACGACCTACCTCGCTGCACCCCTTCAACGTCTACAGGAACCTTCGAAACGTCAATCCATCGCCGTACCTCTTCTTCGTCGACTGCGAGGATTTCCAGATCGTCGGCGCAAGTCCCGAGTTGCTGGTCAAAGAGGAGCAGGGTCGGATCATCACACATCCCATTGCCGGGACCGTTAAGAGGGGCAAAACCCTGCAGGAAGATGCAGCCCTGGCTGCAGAGCTTTCCGACTCACTGAAAGACCGGGCCGAGCAC GTCATGTTGGTGGATCTCGCCCGGAATGACGTCAATCGTGTTTGCGACCCGCTTTCCACTCGAGTGGATAAGCTGATGGTGGTGCAAAAG TTTTCGCATGTGCAGCACCTGGTCTCCGAGGTGTCAGGCGTGCTGCGACCTGGCAAGACACGATTCGACGCCTTTCGGTCGATTTTTCCAGCAG GGACCGTGAGCGGCGCGCCCAAAGTGCGGGCGATGCAGCTCATTGCCGAACTCGAGAAAGAAAAGCGCGGTGTCTATGCTGGCGCTGTGGGGTATTTCGGCTACGGTAGCGTCGAGGGTGATAGGCAGATCGAGGGTGCTATGGAC ACGTGCATCGCGCTACGGACCATGCTTGTCAAAGATGGCATCGCATATCTCCAAGCAGGG GGCGGAATCGTGTTTGATTCGGACCCGTACGATGAGTGGATGGAGACGATCAATAAACTAG GTGCGAATACACACTGCATCACTTCAGCCGAAGAGAAGCATCTGGCCGAGCAGACCGAGGGCGAAGTCGACACGGACAAATCGCAGTCTCTGGAGGGCGACGCAAAGCCGCGCATCTCTGCGGCTGCGTAA
- a CDS encoding transcription initiation at TATA-containing promoter protein, with amino-acid sequence MTSPTFDKSTLDLKADALVPADAMAIGSETNGVHDVLFDEPINGADPSATGESKPITNGDHMASDVPPPAVEPAVQPATNVSSGIDGVAQFLPDQTDSNSLFGDDDIVQSVTEATEAPISDVRDEPAPASSADAMPTETQTTSESTQQVLETQIAPSIEAASADAMDTAADAPEDSKSAPPTKPMKELSIQPESTSIPAKTEPSADADREMEDAPQSGKVRPREDFEEDIEDNAPEAKRTKTEEASSSQVDIKSELPAQLVQTNGGSSTPRGDGTATPRGVATVISSEPSGVHRAADYEAWPTTPMTQAQNKFLLERIRNTKKIKVSLAFKDPVDPVALNIPTYPTIVTKPMDLTTMEGKLKENRYTYVREFMEDLDQMIENSELFNNKQHPVTQAGYNLRAYFLKGMGKMPRGGVDEPQKPVKAKKPSVSTAPKAAARRESKPVPPTVKSPAAAVAASPQAAWPLGQDGMPLIRRDSTSANDRPKREIHRPSKDLPYTNAKPRKKKYQQELKFCESVLNEIMKPKYQAVTYPFVVPVDPVALNIPSYLKIIKKPMDFGTIEKNFKNGVYQSAKDFHADCQLVFQNCYKFNPEGDAVNAMGHQMEDLFNKFWGEKAAWLEQHAPAPEQSPEVYSDEEDDEDEEEEEEVDAAQAQFLALQEQIAALNEKAQKLLHAQKGTRASPKAPSKKKAKVPAPAVKKKSVPLAVPPPVKPGKAKAKPPQPLSFAQKQDISEGISTLGDADMRRAVQIIRNGCPHLANVHDDEMELDMDEINDETLRELLKFIKSLRGPKGGVSVADDDFEPPRPVHKQSTASRPKKNKPMGKTEQEDNMRKIQEKLQSFQGGASGSSQSPPAHEEESSDDDSGSESEEE; translated from the exons ATGACATCACCCACCTTCGACAAGTCTACCCTTGATCTCAAGGCAGACGCGCTCGTCCCGGCGGACGCAATGGCCATCGGTAGTGAGACAAATGG CGTCCACGATGTTCTCTTCGATGAGCCCATCAATGGCGCCGACCCTAGCGCGACTGGAGAATCCAAACCAATCACCAACGGCGATCACATGGCTTCAGACGTACCACCACCTGCCGTAGAGCCTGCCGTTCAGCCTGCCACGAATGTCTCTAGTGGCATCGACGGTGTCGCACAGTTTCTGCCCGACCAGACAGATAGCAATTCGCTCTTTGGTGACGATGATATCGTGCAGTCGGTAACAGAAGCCACCGAGGCGCCCATCTCGGACGTTCGCGACGAGCCAGCACCAGCGTCATCTGCAGATGCCATGCCAACCGAGACCCAAACGACGAGTGAAAGCACACAGCAAGTGCTCGAGACTCAAATCGCACCTTCGATCGAGGCAGCATCTGCCGACGCAATGGacaccgccgccgacgcACCCGAGGACTCGAAGTCTGCGCCACCTACCAAGCCGATGAAGGAGCTCTCCATACAACCAGAGTCTACGTCCATACCTGCAAAAACAGAGCCATCAGCGGATGCGGACCGGGAGATGGAAGATGCGCCACAATCTGGGAAAGTGCGGCCGCGAGAAGACTTTGAGGAGGATATCGAGGATAATGCGCCCGAAGCGAAGCGCACCAAGACCGAGGAAGCGTCGAGCTCGCAGGTAGACATCAAGTCCGAACTACCGGCGCAGCTTGTGCAGACCAATGGCGGCAGCAGCACCCCGCGAGGCGATGGAACAGCTACACCTAGAGGCGTGGCTACGGTGATCTCGTCGGAACCATCCGGGGTGCATCGCGCTGCTGACTACGAGGCGTGGCCGACGACCCCCATGACGCAGGCGCAGAACAAGTTCTTGCTCGAGCGCATAAGAAACACGAAGAAGATCAAGGTGTCTCTGGCGTTCAAGGACCCTGTGGATCCGGTCGCGCTCAACATACCCACCTACCCGACCATTGTAACGAAACCGATGGACCTGACGACGATGGAAGGAAAGCTGAAGGAAAACAGATACACCTACGTAAGGGAGTTTATGGAGGACCTCGATCAGATGATTGAGAACAGCGAGTTGTTCAACAACAAGCAGCATCCCGTCACACAGGCCGGGTACAACCTCCGCGCATACTTCCTCAAGGGCATGGGCAAGATGCCGAGGGGCGGCGTAGACGAGCCGCAGAAGCCGGTCAAGGCCAAGAAGCCGTCGGTGAGCACAGCGCCCAAGGCAGCGGCCAGACGCGAGTCGAAGCCGGTACCACCTACCGTGAAGTCGCCGGCTGCGGCCGTAGCAGCATCCCCCCAAGCCGCATGGCCTCTTGGACAGGATGGCATGCCCCTCATACGGCGCGACTCTACTAGTGCGAACGATCGTCCTAAGCGAGAGATCCACCGGCCGTCGAAGGATTTGCCCTACACGAATGCCAAGCCTCGCAAGAAGAAGTACCAGCAGGAGCTCAAGTTTTGCGAGAGCGTGCTGAACGAGATCATGAAGCCCAAGTACCAGGCGGTGACGTATCCGTTTGTGGTGCCGGTGGATCCTGTAGCTCTGAACATTCCGTCGTATCTCAAGATCATCAAGAAGCCCATGGACTTTGGGACGATTGAGAAGAACTTCAAGAACGGGGTGTACCAGAGCGCAAAGGACTTCCACGCAGACTGCCAGCTCGTGTTCCAAAACTGCTACAAGTTCAATCCCGAGGGCGACGCGGTGAACGCCATGGGCCATCAGATGGAGGACCTGTTCAACAAGTTTTGGGGCGAGAAGGCGGCGTGGTTGGAGCAGCATGCGCCGGCGCCCGAGCAGTCGCCCGAAGTCTACTCTGACGAggaagacgacgaggacgaggaagaggaagaggaggtggATGCGGCCCAGGCGCAGTTCCTCGCTCTGCAGGAACAGATTGCTGCTCTGAACGAGAAGGCGCAAAAGCTGCTCCACGCTCAAAAGGGCACGCGTGCATCGCCCAAGGCGCcgagcaagaagaaggccaagGTGCCAGCGCCGGCggtgaagaagaagagcgtTCCGCTTGCGGTGCCACCGCCGGTGAAGCCGGGCAAGGCCAAGGCCAAGCCACCGCAGCCGTTGAGCTTTGCTCAGAAGCAGGACATCTCCGAGGGCATCAGCACGCTCGGGGATGCTGACATGAGGCGCGCGGTGCAGATTATCCGAAACGGGTGCCCACACCTGGCCAACGTGCATGACGATGAGATGGAGCTCGACATGGACGAGATCAACGACGAGACGCTGCGCGAACTGCTCAAGTTCATCAAGTCGCTCCGTGGGCCCAAGGGAGGCGTGTCTGTGGCCGACGACGACTTTGAGCCGCCGCGGCCGGTGCACAAGCAGTCGACAGCCAGCCGGCCGAAGAAGAACAAGCCCATGGGCAAGACGGAGCAGGAGGACAACATGCGCAAGATCCAGGAGAAGCTGCAGTCGTTCCAGGGCGGGGCATCGGGTAGCAGCCAGTCTCCACCGG CGCATGAAGAGGAGAGCAGCGATGACGACAGCGGGTCGGAGAGCGAGGAGGAGTAG
- a CDS encoding RuvB ATP-dependent DNA helicase pontin, with translation MATVPVSEVKSNTRESRTAAHSHIRGLGLSSDGRATPSAGGFVGQAAAREACGLVVDLVRAKKMSGRAVMLAGGPGTGKTALALAVSQELGTKVPFCPIVGSEIYSAEVKKTEALMENFRRAIGLRVKETKEVYEGEVTELTPEEAENPLGGYGRTISHLLITLKSAKGTKKLRLDPSIYEAIQKERVRLGDVIYIEANTGAVKRVGRSDAYATEFDLEAEEYVPIPKGDVHKKKEIVQDVTLHDLDVANARPQGGQDIMSMMGQLMKPKKTEITEKLRLEINKVVNRYIDQGVADLVPGVLFIDEVHMLDLEAFTFLNRALESPLSPLVILASNRGLTHIRGGTNLPPSAHGIPPDLLARLLIIPTHPYNASEIKSIITTRVGTERLQISNDAKDKVTDLGVKVSLRYALQLLAPASVLAKVAGREGGEIAVHDVDECEDLFLDAGRSAKGLGEADGYIA, from the exons ATGGCGACCGTCCCCGTCAGCGAGGTCAAGAGCAACACGCGCGAGAGCAGGACCGCGGCGCATTCACACATCAGGGGCCTCGGCCTGTCCAGCGATGGACGCGCAACACCGTCGGCCGGCGGCTTCGTCGGCCAGGCTGCGGCGCGAGAG GCTTGCGGTCTCGTCGTCGACCTCGTCAGGGCCAAGAAAATGTCCGGCCGCGCTGTCATGCTGGCCGGCGGGCCTGGCACCGGAAAGAcggccctcgccctcgccgtcTCGCAGGAGCTCGGGACCAAGGTGCCCTTCTGCCCCATTGTCGGCAGCGAAATCTACTCGGCCGAGGTCAAGAAGACCGAGGCGCTCATGGAGAACTTCCGCCGCGCCATCGGCCTCCGCGTCAAGGAAACCAAAGAGGTCTACGAGGGCGAGGTCACCGAGCTCACGCCCGAGGAGGCCGAGAACCCGCTCGGCGGCTACGGCCGCACCATCTCGCACCTGCTCATCACCCTCAAGAGCGCAAAGGGCACCAAGAAGCTGCGCCTCGACCCCTCCATCTACGAGGCCATCCAGAAGGAGCGCGTGCGCCTCGGCGACGTCATCTACATCGAGGCCAACACGGGCGCCGTCAAGCGCGTCGGCCGCTCAGACGCCTACGCCACCGAGTTCGACCTCGAGGCCGAGGAGTACGTCCCCATCCCCAAGGGCGACGTccacaagaagaaggagattgtCCAGGACGTGACCCTGCACGACCTCGACGTCGCCAACGCACGCCCCCAGGGCGGCCAGGACATCATGAGCATGATGGGCCAGCTGATGAAGCCCAAGAAGACGGAGATTACCGAGAAGCTGCGGCTGGAAATCAACAAGGTCGTCAACCGCTACATTGACCAGGGCGTCGCCGACCTCGTCCCCGGCGTCCTCTTCATCGACGAGGTGCACATGCTCGACCTCGAAGCCTTCACCTTCCTCAACCGCGCCCTCGAGTCCCCGCTCTCCCCCCTCGTCATCCTCGCCTCCAACCGCGGCCTCACCCACATCCGCGGCGGCACAAACCTGCCCCCCTCGGCGCACGGCATCCCCCCAGACCTGCTCGCCCGCCTCCTCATCATCCCCACACATCCCTACAACGCAAGCGAGATCAAGAGCATCATCACGACGCGCGTCGGCACCGAGCGCCTGCAGATCAGCAACGACGCAAAAGACAAGGTCACAGACCTCGGGGTCAAGGTCTCGCTGCGCtacgcgctgcagctgcttGCCCCCGCGAGCGTGCTGGCCAAGGTCGCCGGGCGCGAGGGCGGCGAGATTGCCGTGCACGATGTCGACGAGTGCGAGGACCTGTTCCTCGACGCTGGGCGGAGCGCAAAGGGGCTCGGCGAGGCGGACGGGTATATCGCGTGA